In Glycine max cultivar Williams 82 chromosome 10, Glycine_max_v4.0, whole genome shotgun sequence, the DNA window TGAATCCTATTTATTGGGAACACAAATGAAACGACTAATAACATGGAAGGTTCATGTTATTACCACCAAAGTCAATTATGTCctaataaaatttatctataaaatttaaGTGCATTTTACATTCTTGTTTTCTTCTCAGATAAgtgtataagttgattttaatttacaggagaaatttaatttattcaacctTCTTTTTGTGTGTAATAGTTCCATGTTATGTGGGGTTTCAGGCAAGAAAATCCTTGCGTGGCTTGAGAGGTTTGTCGAGGTTGAAAACGTTGGTGCAAGGGCAATCTGTTCAACGACAAGCGGCTACTACCTTGCAATGCATGCAAACTCTTTCACGGTTGCAGTCTCAGGTTCGTGCAAGGAAGGTCAGAATGTCTGAGGAGAATCAATCTCTTCAAAGGCAACTGCAGCAGAAACGTGAAAAGGAATTTGACAAGTCGCAAGCTAATGTAAGCACTTTATGAGTATTTGCATGTTATGTTGAAATGCATGTTATAGGAAGAATGAGTTATGCAAATACTATTCTGATGCGTATTTGCCTCGGAGAATGTGGCATGTATAGTAATGCACTTTTGTTTTATTGCTAGTGAATGTGTGTTTCGCCTTGTATATATGATGTTCTCTGAGTTAATTTATGactaattgttaattatttccCATTTATTGTTCATTACCCCCTTCAaaacatatgaaaatataaacattaataTGTTAACGTTCTCCTGGCTTTAAATTTTGTTCTAAAGTGGCAAATacttttgcagcagattggagAGAAGTGGGATGATAGCTTGAAATCAAAGGAGCAAGTTGAAGCCAAATTGTTGAACAGGCAAGTAGCTGCTATGAGAAGAGAAAAGGCTTTGGCCTATGCATCAACACATCAAGTAAGAAGAGACTGccttttattttggattttagtGGAACAAGAGAAACAAGTTTTGGATTCTTGGTATGGATAGCATAAGTGTAAAATAAACTCAAGTACTAAACCAAGTCATCAATGTAGAATtttgttgaaaatgaaaactaGAAAATAGGCTGAAAATTCATGTGTAGACTGTAAGACtagtaaaatataaatgatctCTTCCTATGGATAACCATTTACTTGATCCTCAAACAGCAAACGTGGAGGAACTCTTCAAAATCTGCTACAAATGCCACATTTATGGATCCAAACAATCCCCATTGGGGTTGGAATTGGCTAGAGCGATGGATGGCTGCAAGGCCGTGGGAGGGTCAAAACACTACATACCACATTGGCCATGCATCTGCCAAAAGTGTTGCAAGCCAAACCATGTCAGTTGGTGAAATTACTAAATTGTATTCTCTCCGTGATCAGAATAATGATATCAAAACTTCACCAGCAAACCAAAAACCAACCCGTCCCTGCAGCCACAATTCCCCTTCAACAACACCCTCAAAGGTCCCATTAGCCAATGGAGCAAAAACAAAGGTACTATCAAGTTCAAGGGGTGGTTCATGGGGGGGTGATGGTGACTCAAAAAGCATGTTCAGCAAAAACTTAGAAAACACTCGCAGGCACAGCATTGGAGTGTCTCAAGTGAGAGATGATGAGAGCAATTCAAGCTCATCACCGTCTACAAAGGTCGCAACCAAGGTaaagtcatcatcatcatcatccaaaGTGAGAAGTGCATCGTTTGGTGTACATAGAAATGGAACACCTGAAAAAGCAACTTCTGCTCCCCTAAAGAAGAGGCTTTCTTCCCCTGCTTCTCCAGCCGGTATAAGAAGGTATGCTGTTTCAACTAGGCCGGGAAATGTGGCTTCCAACAAGAGTGTTGCTAATGCTATACCATCTCTGATGAGGAGAAAGTGAGAGTGAGAAATGGAGGGAGCAGGTAGGGATGCATCATGCTCATGCATGCCATTGGTGTTGTACTTAGAATAGAAATATGAATGAAGATGAGTCAAATAAAAGATGGCATCATCTTTTTATGGGTCctatcatatttaaaaaatagttttgattAAGCAACAATGTTAATCTATATAAACAATGATATTTGTATTACAGGATATCATTTGTTCAAGTGgaaaaaagagttaagaaacaCCACATAGAATTAAGCAAGATTTTATGTTTAACccttaacaataaaaaaattaaaaagaaaaaattcactaaaaaatgactaatcaattttttaataatgattagACATAATCTTGTTCTAATAATATGATTATCCAAACCCTCCCTCCCCCGGTCAACCAAGTAAAATTGCCTCCCatcaaatgttttattttttttaattaacactaAGGTTACGAGTGATAAAACTAATTGAAAAAtgagttgaaagttaaaaaattaatttattaaattataa includes these proteins:
- the IQD36 gene encoding protein IQ-DOMAIN 1 isoform X2 yields the protein MYLNLHRDFLFSYKDKGTPMGRKGGWFSAVKRVFVSYSKKEQKQHHHKSKLGCFGTHHYEDLEGAPIAAVPSLPPRKDPKPISEAENNEQSKQAFSLVLATAVAAGAAVAAAAAEVTRLTNTPRSNGKANQEMTAIKIQTAYRGYSARKSLRGLRGLSRLKTLVQGQSVQRQAATTLQCMQTLSRLQSQVRARKVRMSEENQSLQRQLQQKREKEFDKSQANIGEKWDDSLKSKEQVEAKLLNRQVAAMRREKALAYASTHQQTWRNSSKSATNATFMDPNNPHWGWNWLERWMAARPWEGQNTTYHIGHASAKSVASQTMSVGEITKLYSLRDQNNDIKTSPANQKPTRPCSHNSPSTTPSKVPLANGAKTKVLSSSRGGSWGGDGDSKSMFSKNLENTRRHSIGVSQVRDDESNSSSSPSTKVATKVKSSSSSSKVRSASFGVHRNGTPEKATSAPLKKRLSSPASPAGIRRYAVSTRPGNVASNKSVANAIPSLMRRK
- the IQD36 gene encoding protein IQ-DOMAIN 1 isoform X1, whose product is MYLNLHRDFLFSYKDKGTPMGRKGGWFSAVKRVFVSYSKKEQKQHHHKSKLGCFGTHHYEDLEGAPIAAVPSLPPRKDPKPISEAENNEQSKQAFSLVLATAVAAGAAVAAAAAEVTRLTNTPRSNGKANQEMTAIKIQTAYRGYSARKSLRGLRGLSRLKTLVQGQSVQRQAATTLQCMQTLSRLQSQVRARKVRMSEENQSLQRQLQQKREKEFDKSQANQIGEKWDDSLKSKEQVEAKLLNRQVAAMRREKALAYASTHQQTWRNSSKSATNATFMDPNNPHWGWNWLERWMAARPWEGQNTTYHIGHASAKSVASQTMSVGEITKLYSLRDQNNDIKTSPANQKPTRPCSHNSPSTTPSKVPLANGAKTKVLSSSRGGSWGGDGDSKSMFSKNLENTRRHSIGVSQVRDDESNSSSSPSTKVATKVKSSSSSSKVRSASFGVHRNGTPEKATSAPLKKRLSSPASPAGIRRYAVSTRPGNVASNKSVANAIPSLMRRK
- the IQD36 gene encoding protein IQ-DOMAIN 1 isoform X3; amino-acid sequence: MGRKGGWFSAVKRVFVSYSKKEQKQHHHKSKLGCFGTHHYEDLEGAPIAAVPSLPPRKDPKPISEAENNEQSKQAFSLVLATAVAAGAAVAAAAAEVTRLTNTPRSNGKANQEMTAIKIQTAYRGYSARKSLRGLRGLSRLKTLVQGQSVQRQAATTLQCMQTLSRLQSQVRARKVRMSEENQSLQRQLQQKREKEFDKSQANQIGEKWDDSLKSKEQVEAKLLNRQVAAMRREKALAYASTHQQTWRNSSKSATNATFMDPNNPHWGWNWLERWMAARPWEGQNTTYHIGHASAKSVASQTMSVGEITKLYSLRDQNNDIKTSPANQKPTRPCSHNSPSTTPSKVPLANGAKTKVLSSSRGGSWGGDGDSKSMFSKNLENTRRHSIGVSQVRDDESNSSSSPSTKVATKVKSSSSSSKVRSASFGVHRNGTPEKATSAPLKKRLSSPASPAGIRRYAVSTRPGNVASNKSVANAIPSLMRRK
- the IQD36 gene encoding protein IQ-DOMAIN 1 isoform X5 — its product is MYLNLHRDFLFSYKDKGTPMGRKGGWFSAVKRVFVSYSKKEQARKSLRGLRGLSRLKTLVQGQSVQRQAATTLQCMQTLSRLQSQVRARKVRMSEENQSLQRQLQQKREKEFDKSQANQIGEKWDDSLKSKEQVEAKLLNRQVAAMRREKALAYASTHQQTWRNSSKSATNATFMDPNNPHWGWNWLERWMAARPWEGQNTTYHIGHASAKSVASQTMSVGEITKLYSLRDQNNDIKTSPANQKPTRPCSHNSPSTTPSKVPLANGAKTKVLSSSRGGSWGGDGDSKSMFSKNLENTRRHSIGVSQVRDDESNSSSSPSTKVATKVKSSSSSSKVRSASFGVHRNGTPEKATSAPLKKRLSSPASPAGIRRYAVSTRPGNVASNKSVANAIPSLMRRK
- the IQD36 gene encoding protein IQ-DOMAIN 1 isoform X4, which codes for MGRKGGWFSAVKRVFVSYSKKEQKQHHHKSKLGCFGTHHYEDLEGAPIAAVPSLPPRKDPKPISEAENNEQSKQAFSLVLATAVAAGAAVAAAAAEVTRLTNTPRSNGKANQEMTAIKIQTAYRGYSARKSLRGLRGLSRLKTLVQGQSVQRQAATTLQCMQTLSRLQSQVRARKVRMSEENQSLQRQLQQKREKEFDKSQANIGEKWDDSLKSKEQVEAKLLNRQVAAMRREKALAYASTHQQTWRNSSKSATNATFMDPNNPHWGWNWLERWMAARPWEGQNTTYHIGHASAKSVASQTMSVGEITKLYSLRDQNNDIKTSPANQKPTRPCSHNSPSTTPSKVPLANGAKTKVLSSSRGGSWGGDGDSKSMFSKNLENTRRHSIGVSQVRDDESNSSSSPSTKVATKVKSSSSSSKVRSASFGVHRNGTPEKATSAPLKKRLSSPASPAGIRRYAVSTRPGNVASNKSVANAIPSLMRRK